A region from the Lycium barbarum isolate Lr01 chromosome 8, ASM1917538v2, whole genome shotgun sequence genome encodes:
- the LOC132604921 gene encoding uncharacterized protein LOC132604921 produces the protein MEASKKLFALFLVCIVVFSSYVHASKSDEESNTEEFRESFKKGFEEGFNKVMNEYLGCLNECENECSNEGFVHGHCEKKCSSDCKTKVLKAQPENLKILKNP, from the exons ATGGAGGCATCAAAGAAACTTTTTGCATTGTTTCTCGTTTGCATTGTTGTGTTTTCATCATATGTGCATGCCTCTAAATCTGATGAAGAAAGTAATACAGAAGAATTTAGAGAATCATTTAAAAAAGGATTTGAAGAAGGATTTAATAAAGTCATGAATGAATACCTAGGTTGTTTGAATGAGTGTGAGAATGAATGCTCCAATGAAGGATTTGTACATGGTCATTGTGAGAAAAAGTGTAGCAGTGATTGCAAGACTAAGGTGCTTAaag CTCAACCCGAGAACCTTAAAATTTTGAAGAACCCTTGA